One Archangium violaceum genomic window, ATCGAGGCGGCTTGCGAGAAGCTGCGCGACAAGCACGAGGCTCACATCCAGGTGTACGGCGCGCACAACACGGAGCGCCTGACGGGTCTGCACGAGACGGCGCCGATCAACGTGTTCCGCTGGGGCATCAGCGACCGTGGCTCGTCCATCCGCATCCCGCTGGGCACGGCGAATGAGGGTCGCGGCTATTTCGAGGACCGCCGTCCGGCGGCCAACTGCGACCCGTACGAGGTTTGCCGCATCATGCTTGAGACGGTCTGCGGCTGAGACCGTCGTAGAGGACTCCTTGGGGTAAGGAGGCGTAGGCCCGTCGGGCGGGAGGTGTCGGGCCTCCCGTCCGTCGGGCCTCGCGTTTTTTTGGAGTGGAGCGGGCTTGGTGGACACAGGGGGCCGCCAGCGCAGGCCAGCGCGCAAGTGTGCGGCGCGCTGGGCCCGTTCCGCTCGCTGGTCACCTGGAGGCGCTCGGAGTAGGGAGCCATCCACGGCCCTGGCGGTACCGACGAGCCGGCCGAAGTGGGCCTGGCCGTTGTCGAGCAGCCAGCCGGAGACGAAGTCCGCGAAGCCGAGCGGGCGGCCCTGCTGATCGAAGCGGACGCGCACGACCTTGTAGCCGGTGGGAAGGTGAGCGTCATGGGCGCCGAGTGGCCCTGGTACTCGGGGGTGGAGGGCCTGGTGCGAGCGCGGTAATCGGGGCGGGACAGCTCGCCCGGGGGCTCTGCGGAGATGAAGGCATCGACCTCCTGTTTGCCGGCGCAGAATGGCGAGCCGTAGTCGGCGCCTTCCTGGATGAGGCCGAGTTCCTCGGGGGGGAAGTCATCGCCGCGGGAGTCGGAGTCGTGGTCCATGCCCCAGAGGTGTCCGGTGGTGGGGTGCCACGCGAAGCCGATGGTGTTGCGCAGACCTCGGGCGAAGACGGAGCGGGAGCCCGTGGACGGGTCGACGCGCAGGAGGGTGGCATGCTCCGGGTTGGATTCGGGGCAGGCGTTGCAGGTACTGCCGACGGAGACGTAGAGCCTGCAATCGGGGCCGAAGGCCAGGGTGCGGTTGTTGTGCTGGCCGCCGTCGGCGGGTGCCGATGAGCTCACGCGGCTCGCCGAGCGAACCATCGGAGCGGATGTCGGCCACGTAGAGCTGTTTGACGGTGACGAGGTAGAGCTGATCTCCGCGCGGCGCGAGTCCGTGCACCCCGTTCTCCTTCTCTCCGAGTCCGGTGAGCCCATCGCCGTTGGTATCGCGGAGGAGGGTGACGCGGCCGGCCTCGTGCTCGGTGACATAGACGGAGCCATCGGGGCGGACGGCGAGGACGCGGGGGGTTGGTGAGCCCCTGGGCGAAGACGTTGATGCTGAAGCCGGGGCGAATGGAGAGCTGGCTCAGGAACTCGGCACTGAATGCGCGTTTGGCGGGGCGGACGAGGTTGTTCTCGGTGGAGACGGCACGTACCTGGGCCTGGGGGGAGGGACCTGCGGAGTGGGGACGCGGGCCTCCTGACCCGGGGCCGGAGGAACGTCGCGCACCGAGGGGGGGTGGTGCCAGACGAGCAGGTGAGCGGAAGGACGAGGAGGGAGAGAGGAGCGATCCGGAGGAGAGGAACGCGAGGAAGTCTCATGCGCATGAGGCGCGAGGCTAGGGATGGGTTTGGGAGTGGAATCCGCCTGGAGTGGTATCTGATGGAAGCTGGGCACTCATGCGGACGAGCGCTCGAGGGGTGCTCGTCCTGTTTCGCGGTACCACCTTTGGGGTGTCGGCGATTGGATACCAAGGAGGGACACCATGGGTGAGTGGATGGACAAGCTGAAGGGGCGGGTGAAGGAGTCGGTGGGCACGGCCACGGGTGACCGCGAGCTGGAAGCCGAGGGAAAGAAGGACACGCGCAAGGGCGAGGTGAAGGGAAAGGTCGAGGAGGTGAAGCGTGTCATCAAGGACGCGGATGACGAGGTGAAGGGCCGGCGGGAGCCGTAGCGTCGGAGGAAGGTTGGGCTGGCACACGGGGGGCTGCGGGGAGGGACTCCCCGTGGCCCGTTTGTCGTGGAGCGCCCGAGGCACCACCTTCCGGCTGGACGAGCACGTCGCAGGGAGGTTCGGCATGGACGCCAGGCTGGAGCAGCTCCTCACGCCCCGTCATGAGCGGGTGCGCCGTCATGGGCCGGAGAAGACCAACGAGGAAATCCTGAGGGAAACGCGCGAGCGGCTCGCCGGGTACGAGGACCGGCCGTTGGACGAGGTGGAGTTGCGATTGGAGGAGTTGGAGCGTGAGTGGGACCTCGAGCGTGCGTTGCAGGTGGGCGCGGCGGTGGGGTCGCTGGTGGGGTTGGCGCTGGGCGTGAAGGGGAGCCGGAAGTGGTTGCTGGTGCCGGGGGTGGTGGCGGGTCTGCTGCTGCAGTACGGGCTGACGGGGTGGTGTCCGCCGGTCTGGGGGTTGCGTCTGTTGAAGTACAGGACGCGGGGTGAGATCGAAGCGGAGCGGCTCGTGCTGCGGGTTCGTCGAGGCGACTTCCGGGGAATGGACGAGGCGCATTCGGCGAGTTCGGAGGGGCCGGGCTGGGGCTGATCTCCGTTCCTTCGAGCCCACATGAGGAATGGCCACGCGGAACGAGAACTCACGAACGTGCATCTGAAGGGGTGCTGGGGCGCCCCGAGGGACGATTTCCAAGTCCATGAGCAGGAGGAGGAGGGCTATCTGTGGCTGAGGGATGACGGGAACCTGAATGGCTCGGCCGAGAGAAGGAGCGCGCCCTTCAAGTTGAAAGGGGCTGTTGAAAGGGGCTGTTGAAAGGGGCTGAGGAGGGAGTGGCGGAATTGGCCGGGGAAACGAGCGGGGGGGGGGGGCTGGTGGGAGGATGGATAGAAGTGGTGGAGAGACAGGCAGCGCACGCTTGGCCGAGCGTGTCCGCTGTCCTGATCGAGCGGATTCGCTACCAGCAGGCCTGATTGGGAGCTGAGAGCCAGGAGGGGCGCATGGGTAGGGGGACGATGGCCGCTCCGGCGGATGGTGGCTCTTGCTGTGGCGGTGCTGCGTGGGACCTGCTGGATCGGATTGTCGGTGGCTCTCCCTGGGTTGTGAGCGACACGGATCGCCAACCTGGCGGGGGCGCGATTGCCACCTTGTTTGATACGCAGTCGGGCGAGTTCTCGATGGAATATCGGCTGTGCCCCAGCGGGCACTGGGACACTCGAGTTGAAGATTTCGTACGGGGCCTCGTGAGGACGGTGTTGTCGGGTTGGTTGATGACGGTGCGAGGGACCAGCGCTCGAGCCCCTTCATCATCCAGATGACTGCGTCCTGATTGCCGCTGAGCGCTCATCTCTGCAGCGGAGTTCCTGATGAGGAGGGAGTTGGGCGCGCCGTGGTCTTGGGGGAGTCGGATTTCAGGAGAACGTCCCGTCGGCGATGTTGGGCATCCGGGTAGTCAGGTGGGTGTTCGTGACGCTACAGGACAGGGGCGGTGCGGGCTCATTCGTTGAGCTCGGCTGAGTAGGCTTCTGATGGAGAGCTGCGAGCGCCGCCATGGAGGTTGACATGGAGTGCGCCCCGGTTCACCACGAGGCAGGTCAGATGGCTGCACTGGCGGGGATGCTGAGACGGAGACGGCGAAAATCGCCTGTGCGGGAAGGAGAGTATTCTTCCGGTGGGTTATCCCCAGCGAGACCCGATGCTGAGTTGCTCTTCGGGATCAGCCATCACGATTGACGGTTTGACGGGATGGCAACAAATCGTTAGGTAGGCAGTTCCCCTCGCACAATGGGTTGGCGGCGCAACGGCGTCGCTCCCTGGGGCGCAAGGGGCGGAGTGGTGGATTTGTCGAAGACCACTCCTGTTCGGGGAAGCGAAACCGCACTGGCGGTGGGAGCTCTCGGACACGCGGAAAGACGGAATACGGAGTCAGCAACACGAAGTTGACTCCAAACGCGGCGGTGGTAGAAGCCGCGCCCCCTCGACTGGGCGAAGTCGCAACGGCGGCGGAGAACCCGGGCGGGCGGAAAGACGGAATACGGAGTCAGCAACACGAAGTTGACTCCAAATGCGGTGGTGGTAGAAGCCGCGCCCCTCGAACGGGAAGGCGAAGCCGCACTGGCGGCGGAGAACCCGAACGGGCTGAAGAAGGAATACGGAGTCGGTGGTACGGAGTTGACTCTCAACGCGGCGGTGGTAGAAGCCGCGCCCCCTCGACAAAGCGGAAGTCACCTCGGTGACGGAGCGCGGAAGAGGAGGGGAAGAGAAGAGTCGACGAAGGCGGTTGACTCCAGGCGCGGCGGTGATAGAAGCCGCGCCCCCTCGGACGGGAAGCGAGGCCGCAACGGCGGCCGGGAGCGCCGGACGAGCGAAGTGAAAGAGGAAATAGAAAGTCAGCGAGCGAAGTTGACTCTCAACGCGGCGGTGGTAGAAGCCGCCTCCCCACGAAACGGCGGAAGTCGCGAAGGCGACAAGGCCGGGACGGGGTGGAAGAAAGAGTCGACGAAGCGAGTTGACACGAGACGCGGAAGTGAAGTAGGTTTCGCGCCCCTTCGGCAGGAAGAAACAAAGCGCAATGGCGCGGTGTTGACTCCTCACGAGGCGAGGCGGTGAAACGGGGCGGCAACGGCCGCTTGACAGAAAAGCCGCTTCGAAATAAAGAATGCGGCCCCCGAGGTTGAATGGGGTGCAGCCGAGAAGTAGAGGAAGCGTAGCAGAAAGCCGCGGCGGCAACAAGCGGCTCGGTCTTTGAAAACCAAATAGCAAGCCCAAGAAGAAGACGATTGCGGAAACCGCAGTCAATTCTAAACGGCGCCCCAAGAGAGTCGGCGTGAGTCGATTCCGGGGTGCCCTGAACAGCGAAGTCGGGAGTCCCGTAGCCGGGCCCTGACGGATGCCGGTTCAAAACCTTCAATTTCAATTGGAGAGTTTGATCCTGGCTCAGAACGAACGCTGGCGGCGTGCCTAACACATGCAAGTCGAGCGCGAATGGAGCAATCCTAGTAGAGCGGCGCACGGGTGCGTAACACGTGGATAATCTGCCTGGGTGTCTGGGATAACCAGTCGAAAGATTGGCTAATACCGGATAAGCCCCCGGGAGCTTCGGCTCCTGAGGGAAAAGGTGGCCTCTGTATACAAGCTATCACATCCAGATGAGTCCGCGGCCCATCAGCTAGTTGGCGGGGTAATGGCCCACCAAGGCGACGACGGGTAGCTGGTCTGAGAGGACGATCAGCCACACTGGAACTGAGACACGGTCCAGACTCCTACGGGAGGCAGCAGTGGGGAATTTTGCGCAATGGGCGAAAGCCTGACGCAGCAACGCCGCGTGTGTGATGAAGGTCTTCGGATTGTAAAGCACTTTCGACCGGGACGAAAACCCCCAGCCTAATACGCTGGGGCTTGACGGTACCGGGAGAAGAAGCACCGGCTAACTCTGTGCCAGCAGCCGCGGTAATACAGAGGGTGCAAGCGTTGTTCGGAATTATTGGGCGTAAAGCGCGTGTAGGCGGCTTTGCAAGTCGGGTGTGAAAGCCCTCAGCTCAACTGAGGAAGTGCGCCCGAAACTGCAGAGCTTGAGTGCCGGAGAGGGTGGCGGAATTCCCCAAGTAGAGGTGAAATTCGTAGATATGGGGAGGAACACCGGTGGCGAAGGCGGCCACCTGGACGGTAACTGACGCTGAGACGCGAAAGCGTGGGGAGCAAACAGGATTAGATACCCTGGTAGTCCACGCCGTAAACGATGAGAACTAGGTGTCGTGGGTGTTGACCCCCGCGGTGCCGTAGCTAACGCATTAAGTTCTCCGCCTGGGAAGTACGGTCGCAAGACTAAAACTCAAAGGAATTGACGGGGGCCCGCACAAGCGGTGGAGCATGTGGTTTAATTCGACGCAACGCGCAGAACCTTACCTGGTCTTGACATCCTCGGAACCTTTCAGAGATGAGAGGGTGCCCGCAAGGGAACCGAGAGACAGGTGCTGCATGGCTGTCGTCAGCTCGTGTCGTGAGATGTTGGGTTAAGTCCCGCAACGAGCGCAACCCTCGCCTTTAGTTGCCGCGCAAGCGGATCTCTAGAGGGACTGCCGGTGTTAAACCGGAGGAAGGTGGGGATGACGTCAAGTCCTCATGGCCTTTATGACCAGGGCTACACACGTGCTACAATGGCCGGTACAACGCGTCGCCAACCCGCGAGGGGGAGCTAATCGCATAAAACCGGTCTCAGTTCAGATTGGAGTCTGCAACTCGACTCCATGAAGGCGGAATCGCTAGTAATCGCGGATCAGCACGCCGCGGTGAATACGTTCCCGGGCCTTGTACACACCGCCCGTCACACCATGGGAGTCGATTGCTCCAGAAGTCATCCCACCAAGGGGTGCCCAAGGAGTGGTCGGTAACTGGGGTGAAGTCGTAACAAGGTAGCCGTAGGGGAACCTGCGGCTGGATCACCTCCTTTCTAAGGAGACCGGGTGCACGGTGAGCGCTTCGGCGCCACAGGGTGCACCAGCAGCGAAAGCTGCCAGAGGTCGACCAGGTCAACGTTTCGCAATCGTCTGGGCTTGCTGTTTGGTTTTGAGGGGCTGAGCCAGTCGTGGCTCGGTTCTTTGAGAATGAAGGTAGCTGTACGGGTAACTCACCAACTGGGCCTATAGCTCAGCTGGCTAG contains:
- a CDS encoding CsbD family protein; the encoded protein is MGEWMDKLKGRVKESVGTATGDRELEAEGKKDTRKGEVKGKVEEVKRVIKDADDEVKGRREP
- a CDS encoding YgaP family membrane protein; this encodes MARLSWSARGTTFRLDEHVAGRFGMDARLEQLLTPRHERVRRHGPEKTNEEILRETRERLAGYEDRPLDEVELRLEELEREWDLERALQVGAAVGSLVGLALGVKGSRKWLLVPGVVAGLLLQYGLTGWCPPVWGLRLLKYRTRGEIEAERLVLRVRRGDFRGMDEAHSASSEGPGWG